In Sulfurovum xiamenensis, a genomic segment contains:
- a CDS encoding tetratricopeptide repeat protein has product MKRILVFIPLYCITFLNANVVNNPVDHVKEEFTEYRIYPRLQKADNYIAEGKIKEAKELLLKVLEIDPKNARAGNRVVVLCMQDKDFKCARKYVDLVEPSTYQKYYEGYSAFELQDYAQALKAASSIEDATTLKRSEQELNNNIILRSAIMSENKEATDTALEKILHPRYNMSSCPSESLEIISLLFAHKLFDEAFAETRFYLDHCKSQKIPDEKLAIWSDLLRKENLFSHEESIIATMEEVDLKNEHTLSMYIKSGDETKAIETMEKIYHAEPSDENKARLLYLYENAKMQNKIITLYSEVYELKKNPEDLKRVLYLKKEPEQQYQLLEKYYPYAGLTNEEKFNFSVSLIKFYKEEHKVNQVLSIVDDLTLLEHLTDKQELYLSHQYSDYHQNKKAIALMEALYQSDPRPQYKERLVYLRNRNIIPKKAQPQTVQKKPQIKPKPTREDKLRSETQLAYDLIHEKRYDEASVHIKKALQYEPNNAVRYEQLGQVYYAQEKYEKAADAFEKASELNPRSGYYESLGYCQIKLKDKKGAIESFKKSIDIVKQEEPENIDKLYQLKYSVAELDRNFFGYLTYGMRLDSYNNTGGISPILSANYGGFSALELHYKPEIFNDYATVYVKALAGVRDQSLAIRSETWQPSLGLRFQPLEDERLYFFIEKFFKGGDESRDDTMLRASWELFDGYDFYPTTTEYPWKHLYMDSVYYLDNGTYSLYANYEHGYVWKSGYQDAWMPYLCTSAGYTNDNGPKETLKRFDVGAGISYFFWRNEREYKSHQYTGRARLEYRHQYAGDPEDDHALRLMLEFFF; this is encoded by the coding sequence ATGAAACGAATACTAGTATTTATACCTCTTTATTGTATTACATTCTTAAATGCCAATGTTGTGAATAACCCTGTAGATCATGTAAAAGAGGAATTCACTGAATATCGAATCTACCCCAGATTGCAAAAAGCTGATAACTACATTGCTGAAGGCAAGATCAAAGAAGCAAAAGAACTTCTGTTGAAAGTGTTAGAGATTGACCCGAAGAATGCTAGAGCGGGCAATAGAGTCGTTGTACTCTGTATGCAGGATAAAGATTTTAAATGTGCTAGGAAGTATGTTGATCTCGTAGAACCATCTACTTATCAAAAATACTACGAAGGTTATAGCGCTTTTGAACTGCAAGACTATGCTCAAGCCCTGAAAGCAGCATCTTCTATAGAAGATGCTACGACGCTTAAAAGAAGTGAACAGGAACTTAACAATAATATCATTTTAAGATCAGCCATTATGTCTGAAAATAAAGAAGCAACCGATACCGCTTTAGAAAAAATACTCCATCCGAGATATAACATGTCATCTTGTCCGTCTGAATCTTTAGAAATTATCTCTCTACTCTTTGCGCATAAACTCTTCGATGAAGCGTTTGCAGAAACCCGTTTCTACTTAGACCATTGCAAGTCACAAAAGATCCCGGATGAGAAACTTGCTATTTGGTCCGATCTTTTGAGAAAAGAAAACCTGTTTAGTCACGAAGAGAGTATCATTGCAACTATGGAAGAGGTCGATTTGAAAAATGAACATACTTTATCCATGTATATAAAAAGCGGTGATGAAACAAAAGCTATCGAAACAATGGAAAAGATATATCATGCGGAACCTTCTGATGAGAATAAAGCACGTCTGTTATATCTTTATGAAAATGCCAAGATGCAAAATAAAATCATTACACTTTATTCGGAAGTATACGAACTTAAGAAAAACCCGGAAGATCTAAAAAGAGTGCTTTATCTCAAAAAGGAGCCTGAACAGCAGTATCAGTTGCTAGAGAAGTACTACCCTTATGCAGGACTTACGAATGAAGAAAAATTTAACTTTTCAGTCTCACTGATCAAGTTTTATAAAGAAGAGCACAAGGTCAATCAAGTACTCTCTATCGTTGATGACCTCACACTGCTTGAACACTTAACGGACAAACAAGAGCTCTATTTAAGCCATCAGTATAGTGATTATCATCAAAACAAAAAAGCGATCGCACTCATGGAAGCACTCTATCAAAGTGACCCACGTCCTCAATACAAAGAAAGACTGGTGTACTTGCGTAACAGAAACATCATTCCGAAGAAAGCACAACCTCAAACAGTGCAAAAGAAACCACAGATCAAACCAAAACCTACACGTGAAGATAAACTAAGGTCTGAGACACAGTTAGCGTATGATCTCATCCATGAAAAGCGTTATGATGAAGCAAGTGTGCATATTAAAAAAGCTCTTCAATATGAACCAAACAATGCAGTAAGATATGAACAGCTCGGACAAGTGTACTATGCTCAGGAAAAGTATGAAAAGGCAGCTGATGCATTTGAGAAGGCATCAGAACTTAATCCAAGATCAGGCTATTATGAATCATTGGGTTACTGCCAAATTAAATTAAAGGACAAAAAAGGTGCTATAGAGAGTTTTAAAAAAAGTATCGATATCGTGAAGCAGGAAGAACCTGAAAACATTGACAAGCTCTATCAATTAAAATACAGTGTAGCCGAATTGGACCGAAATTTCTTTGGGTATTTGACCTATGGTATGCGGCTTGACTCCTACAATAATACCGGCGGAATATCTCCCATACTTTCTGCCAACTATGGCGGATTTTCTGCATTAGAGCTTCATTATAAACCGGAAATTTTCAATGACTATGCTACAGTCTATGTCAAAGCACTGGCTGGAGTACGAGACCAAAGTTTAGCCATTAGATCAGAGACATGGCAACCATCACTAGGACTACGTTTTCAACCATTAGAAGATGAAAGACTCTACTTCTTTATAGAAAAATTCTTCAAAGGTGGGGATGAGAGTCGTGACGATACCATGCTTAGAGCATCATGGGAACTCTTTGATGGCTATGACTTTTACCCTACTACAACAGAATACCCGTGGAAACATCTGTATATGGATAGTGTCTACTATCTGGACAATGGCACCTACAGTCTCTATGCAAACTATGAACACGGATATGTATGGAAAAGCGGATACCAAGATGCATGGATGCCTTACCTTTGTACTTCTGCAGGATACACTAACGATAACGGTCCAAAAGAGACGCTCAAAAGATTTGATGTAGGTGCAGGGATCTCCTATTTTTTCTGGCGTAATGAACGTGAATATAAATCGCATCAATATACCGGAAGAGCAAGACTGGAATACCGCCATCAATATGCGGGAGATCCGGAAGATGACCATGCACTCAGACTCATGCTTGAGTTTTTCTTTTAA
- a CDS encoding DUF2334 domain-containing protein, with protein MKRVFKFGTLLMYLLFFVSCGGGGGGSGVTTPPADPDPAPIALPLPSNNPPLQNVLIVYDTAGPYGEQGKINALLLENLLGHFDLNITSKPADTYISNEIIDKNITTVFYLGTTFDVLGYYANGSNEYNSYMNFYKDTATQNKTVVWINYNLDLLETEWDANATNWGVSTFEESTGFTSFGTDTDYNRVWYKNTELYKGVIPFATPGADTTNCYNEGNNTYACALELNTILISNENKTTIFAETNSTFNLSISNEPYITQSGNFWFVGDIPFTYMSEEDRYLAFADLLHDMLGIDHNEVHKAIMRLEDVNAETNPSDLTAIADYMQSKNIPFNVATIPQYEDPFGVYHNGLDTTIKLYESPIGEKLKEYYFERRIDIVQHGFTHQLYDYINPYNGVTADDFEFMIVTDLNNDGNYTYVGPSENDDGAWAKQRIIDGRTILDVVSIQAFAWEAPHYMAGPDHYRAIKEVYPIQYSRLIYYPDESDKSKFVGQFYPYIIRKDTYGYYVIPENIHNIEDAPNEGYRTITSTDIIRFSKKLKVVRDAVASFYYHPYLGTDELSKIIPGLRNEGYEFVRATSLVE; from the coding sequence ATGAAAAGAGTATTTAAATTTGGTACATTGCTGATGTACCTTCTGTTTTTCGTTTCTTGCGGAGGTGGCGGAGGCGGCAGTGGTGTGACAACACCACCTGCTGATCCTGATCCGGCACCTATAGCTCTTCCTTTACCAAGTAATAATCCTCCCTTACAAAATGTTCTGATAGTGTACGATACTGCAGGTCCCTATGGTGAACAGGGAAAGATCAATGCACTCTTGCTTGAAAATCTCCTGGGTCACTTTGATCTAAACATTACATCTAAACCGGCTGATACATATATATCCAATGAAATTATTGATAAAAATATTACTACTGTATTCTATCTTGGTACTACCTTTGATGTATTAGGTTATTATGCTAACGGTTCAAACGAATACAATAGCTATATGAACTTCTATAAAGATACCGCAACACAGAATAAAACAGTTGTATGGATCAATTATAACCTTGATCTATTAGAAACAGAATGGGATGCAAATGCAACCAACTGGGGGGTCAGTACATTTGAAGAGTCGACTGGATTTACAAGTTTTGGTACAGACACAGATTATAATCGTGTCTGGTATAAAAATACAGAACTCTATAAGGGTGTTATCCCTTTTGCAACACCAGGTGCAGATACAACAAACTGCTATAATGAGGGGAACAATACCTATGCATGTGCGCTGGAACTTAACACCATTTTAATCTCCAATGAAAATAAAACAACTATCTTCGCTGAAACAAACTCAACATTCAATTTATCTATATCCAATGAACCCTATATTACACAGTCTGGAAATTTCTGGTTTGTAGGTGATATCCCTTTTACATATATGTCCGAAGAGGATAGATATCTAGCCTTTGCAGATCTTTTGCATGATATGCTTGGTATAGACCACAATGAAGTACACAAGGCGATCATGAGACTGGAAGATGTCAATGCAGAAACAAATCCTTCTGATCTGACAGCAATAGCAGACTATATGCAAAGCAAGAACATACCATTTAATGTTGCAACAATTCCTCAATATGAGGATCCATTTGGTGTCTATCATAATGGTCTTGATACTACGATTAAACTATATGAATCACCTATTGGTGAAAAACTAAAAGAGTATTATTTTGAGAGACGTATAGACATTGTACAGCATGGATTCACACACCAACTCTATGATTACATCAATCCATACAATGGTGTTACAGCAGATGATTTTGAATTTATGATCGTAACAGATCTCAATAACGATGGTAACTATACCTATGTAGGACCTTCGGAAAATGATGATGGTGCTTGGGCAAAACAGAGAATCATAGATGGTAGGACTATTTTAGATGTAGTTAGTATACAAGCGTTTGCATGGGAAGCACCACACTACATGGCCGGTCCAGACCACTACCGTGCTATCAAAGAGGTCTATCCGATACAGTATTCAAGGCTAATCTACTATCCGGATGAGAGTGATAAATCTAAATTTGTCGGGCAATTCTACCCCTATATCATCAGAAAAGATACCTATGGATATTATGTCATTCCTGAAAATATACACAATATAGAAGATGCCCCAAATGAAGGATACAGAACGATCACATCTACAGATATCATACGTTTTTCCAAAAAATTGAAAGTCGTACGTGACGCTGTTGCAAGTTTCTATTATCACCCCTATCTTGGAACAGATGAACTTTCAAAGATCATACCTGGATTGCGAAATGAAGGATATGAGTTTGTAAGGGCTACCTCATTGGTAGAGTAG
- a CDS encoding glycoside hydrolase family 26 protein: MFHLLKLPILVFFLLVGFQAGYGNELPGHTKAQWLTEALNALANGRYPNVKAVAWWNENFNDTELRIDSSKESLLAYQKGIKSSNFISQAQIVSNKLQIPPLGAIYHAANPDFGGTEDNVTSERIKCFEALAQKKIVWAYFSNNWYDHIKFPLSEVKTIHESGNIPFIRLMPRSNFNEGGPDPEYTMQKIIDGAFDKALSAWAMDAKEIDIPLLVEFGTEVNGDWFPWNGSYNGGGIKHLYGDKNKEDGPERFRDAYRYMIDLFRAHGVDNITWFFHVDAFGEPQKSWNSIEKYYPGDKYIDWIGISVYGPQTKDEPYRSFVEIMETIYPALRRISDKPIAILELGITELE, from the coding sequence ATGTTTCACCTATTGAAGCTGCCGATTCTCGTTTTCTTTCTGCTTGTTGGCTTTCAGGCAGGATACGGCAATGAACTACCCGGGCATACAAAAGCCCAATGGCTCACTGAAGCTCTAAATGCACTTGCAAATGGAAGATATCCTAATGTCAAAGCGGTTGCATGGTGGAATGAAAACTTTAATGATACAGAGTTAAGGATAGACTCATCCAAAGAGAGTTTACTGGCCTATCAAAAAGGTATCAAATCATCAAACTTTATATCACAGGCACAGATCGTTTCCAACAAACTTCAAATACCTCCACTCGGAGCTATCTATCATGCGGCAAATCCAGATTTTGGTGGAACAGAGGATAATGTTACCTCAGAGCGTATCAAATGTTTTGAAGCTTTGGCGCAAAAGAAGATCGTTTGGGCATATTTCTCCAATAACTGGTATGATCATATAAAATTTCCTCTATCTGAAGTCAAAACCATTCATGAAAGCGGGAACATACCTTTTATCAGGCTCATGCCACGAAGCAACTTTAATGAAGGCGGGCCCGATCCTGAATATACGATGCAAAAGATCATCGATGGAGCGTTTGATAAAGCACTGAGTGCGTGGGCTATGGATGCCAAGGAAATAGACATACCTTTACTTGTGGAGTTTGGAACAGAGGTCAATGGAGATTGGTTTCCATGGAATGGTAGCTATAACGGAGGAGGAATCAAACATCTTTATGGTGACAAAAACAAAGAAGATGGGCCGGAACGCTTTCGTGATGCTTATCGATATATGATAGATCTCTTTCGTGCACATGGAGTCGATAACATTACATGGTTTTTTCATGTAGATGCATTTGGAGAACCGCAAAAGAGCTGGAATAGCATCGAAAAATACTATCCTGGTGACAAATATATAGATTGGATCGGGATAAGTGTCTATGGACCACAAACAAAAGATGAACCCTACCGATCTTTTGTTGAAATAATGGAGA